Proteins encoded together in one Formosa sp. Hel3_A1_48 window:
- the lysS gene encoding lysine--tRNA ligase, which translates to MTQLSEQELVRREKLTKLRALGINPYPADLFPVTHTTNNIKKNFKEGLNVVVAGRLMRKKVQGKAAFSELQDSEGRIQVYFNRDEICPDEDKTAYNEIFKKLLDLGDFIGVEGELFNTQVGEKTILVKKFKLLSKALKPLPLPKTDAEGNKYDEFNDPEMRYRQRYADLAVNPHVKEVFVKRTKLFNAMREFFNGAGYFEVETPVLQPIAGGAAARPFVTHHNSLDIPLYMRIANELYLKRLIVGGFDGVYEFSKNFRNEGMDRTHNPEFTAMEIYVAYKDYNWMMAFCEQLLEHCAIAVNGTTIATFGGHEIDFKAPYARVTMTDAIKEFTGFDITGKSEEELRAAAIEMGIDVDKSMGKGKLIDEIFGEKCEGNYIQPTYITDYPKEMSPLCKEHRNNADLTERFELMVCGKEIANAYSELNDPIDQRERFEAQLKLADRGDDEATQFIDEDFLRALEYGMPPTSGMGIGMDRLIMFLTNNASIQEVLFFPQMKPEKKAIELSENEKVIFELLKKQSPGVLSDLKTQSGLSNKGWDKGMKGLTKQGLAKVFKTDDQLMVAATA; encoded by the coding sequence ATGACTCAGCTTTCAGAACAAGAACTTGTACGTCGCGAGAAACTCACAAAACTCCGCGCTTTAGGGATCAACCCTTACCCAGCAGATTTGTTTCCAGTTACCCACACCACAAACAACATAAAAAAGAATTTTAAAGAAGGCCTGAATGTAGTTGTTGCTGGTCGTTTGATGCGTAAAAAAGTTCAAGGAAAAGCTGCATTTAGTGAACTTCAAGATAGTGAAGGCCGCATTCAAGTTTATTTTAACCGCGACGAAATTTGTCCAGACGAAGACAAAACAGCCTACAATGAAATTTTTAAAAAACTTCTTGATTTAGGAGACTTTATTGGGGTCGAAGGCGAATTATTTAATACCCAAGTCGGTGAAAAAACAATATTGGTCAAAAAATTTAAACTATTAAGCAAAGCTCTTAAACCGCTACCGCTACCAAAAACAGATGCTGAGGGCAATAAATATGACGAATTCAACGATCCTGAAATGCGCTACCGTCAACGATACGCAGACCTAGCAGTGAACCCCCATGTTAAAGAAGTATTTGTAAAGCGTACAAAGCTGTTCAATGCCATGCGTGAATTTTTCAATGGAGCAGGCTATTTTGAAGTTGAAACACCTGTGTTGCAGCCCATAGCAGGAGGAGCAGCCGCTCGGCCATTTGTAACTCACCACAACAGCTTAGATATTCCCTTGTACATGCGTATTGCAAATGAACTTTACCTGAAGCGACTTATTGTTGGAGGATTTGACGGCGTTTATGAATTTTCGAAAAACTTCAGAAATGAAGGAATGGACCGTACACACAACCCTGAGTTTACAGCCATGGAAATCTACGTTGCTTACAAAGACTACAACTGGATGATGGCGTTTTGTGAACAACTTTTGGAGCATTGTGCCATTGCCGTAAATGGTACTACAATAGCCACATTTGGAGGTCATGAAATAGACTTTAAAGCACCTTATGCCCGTGTGACTATGACGGATGCTATCAAAGAATTTACAGGATTTGATATCACAGGAAAATCCGAAGAAGAACTTAGAGCTGCTGCCATTGAAATGGGAATTGATGTTGATAAAAGTATGGGTAAAGGGAAGCTTATTGATGAAATTTTTGGTGAAAAATGTGAGGGTAATTACATACAACCGACCTACATCACAGATTATCCAAAAGAAATGAGCCCTTTGTGTAAAGAGCACCGCAATAACGCAGACTTAACAGAACGCTTTGAGCTGATGGTTTGCGGAAAAGAAATAGCAAATGCTTATTCAGAATTAAATGACCCTATAGATCAAAGGGAGCGTTTTGAAGCGCAACTTAAACTTGCCGATCGTGGGGACGATGAAGCTACTCAATTTATAGACGAAGACTTCCTTCGAGCACTTGAATATGGAATGCCACCAACATCTGGAATGGGAATAGGAATGGATCGATTGATCATGTTTTTAACCAATAATGCTTCCATACAAGAAGTGTTGTTTTTTCCGCAAATGAAACCTGAAAAGAAAGCAATAGAGTTGAGCGAAAACGAAAAAGTGATTTTTGAACTTCTCAAAAAACAAAGCCCAGGAGTTTTGTCTGATTTAAAAACACAATCCGGACTCAGTAACAAAGGGTGGGATAAAGGCATGAAGGGCCTTACAAAACAAGGGTTGGCAAAAGTATTTAAGACAGATGACCAGCTAATGGTAGCTGCCACAGCTTAG
- a CDS encoding sulfite exporter TauE/SafE family protein: protein MELIDLLGYCAALLIGLILGLIGGGGSILAVPVLAYLFLLDEKLATGYSLFIVGCSAFVGGIKQVQKGNVDFKTALIFGIPAILSVIFVRSTLIPIIPDEIFSIYGISITRRMGMFGLFALIMIPAALAMLNPLSTSINTNKTEQLNYNYILMPLQGAVIGMLTGIVGAGGGFLIIPTLVVITRIDIKTAIGTSLVIVTLQSLIGFFLGDAQSMAIDWGFLLLFTSIAVVGIFIGSYLNHKINEQKLRKGFGYFILLMAVLIFYMEFL, encoded by the coding sequence ATGGAATTAATTGATTTGTTGGGCTATTGTGCAGCTCTTTTGATTGGACTTATCCTTGGACTTATTGGTGGTGGTGGCTCTATTTTAGCTGTACCCGTTTTGGCCTATCTTTTTTTGCTTGATGAAAAATTGGCAACGGGATACTCTTTATTTATAGTAGGTTGTAGTGCTTTCGTTGGTGGAATAAAACAAGTTCAAAAAGGGAATGTAGATTTTAAAACTGCCCTTATTTTCGGCATCCCAGCTATCTTAAGTGTTATATTTGTTCGGTCTACGCTTATTCCAATTATACCCGATGAAATATTCAGTATTTACGGAATTTCGATTACTCGCCGTATGGGTATGTTTGGATTATTTGCATTAATTATGATTCCTGCAGCATTAGCAATGTTGAACCCTTTATCGACCTCTATTAATACCAATAAAACTGAGCAATTAAACTACAATTATATATTAATGCCCCTTCAAGGCGCAGTAATTGGAATGCTTACTGGAATTGTAGGTGCAGGTGGGGGGTTTTTAATTATTCCGACTCTAGTTGTTATAACTAGAATTGATATTAAAACAGCAATTGGAACATCGCTGGTTATTGTTACCTTGCAATCATTGATTGGGTTTTTCTTAGGAGATGCGCAAAGCATGGCTATTGATTGGGGCTTTTTATTGCTGTTTACTTCCATAGCAGTTGTTGGTATCTTTATTGGCTCTTACCTCAATCATAAAATAAATGAACAAAAACTACGTAAAGGATTTGGATATTTTATTTTACTAATGGCTGTGTTAATTTTTTACATGGAATTTTTATAG
- the lipB gene encoding lipoyl(octanoyl) transferase LipB yields the protein MNKSICVQDLGLKDYKTTWDFQEELFKNTVDCKIKNRRQGAGLPTPNHFLFVSHPHVYTLGKSGDFSNLLLNEDQLTQKGATFYKINRGGDITYHGPGQLVGYPILDLENFFTDIHKYLRLLEETIILTLAEYGIKATRSDGETGVWLDVGTPFARKICAMGVRASRWVTMHGFALNVNTDLGYFDNIIPCGIRGKAVTSLRVELNLDRVDENQVKEKLLKHFLALFEADLA from the coding sequence ATGAATAAATCAATTTGTGTTCAAGATTTAGGCCTTAAAGATTATAAAACAACCTGGGATTTTCAGGAAGAGTTGTTTAAAAACACGGTCGATTGTAAAATAAAAAATAGACGACAGGGTGCAGGTTTGCCTACGCCAAATCATTTTTTATTTGTGAGTCATCCCCATGTATATACTCTAGGTAAAAGCGGTGATTTTTCTAATTTATTGTTAAACGAGGACCAACTCACTCAAAAAGGAGCAACTTTTTACAAAATTAACAGAGGAGGTGATATTACATACCACGGCCCTGGACAACTGGTCGGGTATCCAATTTTGGACCTAGAGAATTTTTTTACTGATATTCACAAATACCTTAGATTGTTGGAGGAGACAATTATTTTGACACTTGCTGAATATGGTATAAAAGCAACGCGAAGTGATGGCGAGACTGGCGTTTGGCTTGATGTAGGTACTCCTTTTGCGCGCAAAATTTGTGCTATGGGTGTTCGAGCAAGCCGTTGGGTTACTATGCATGGATTTGCTCTAAATGTAAATACGGATTTAGGCTATTTTGATAATATTATTCCATGTGGAATTCGCGGTAAGGCAGTCACTTCACTTCGTGTAGAGTTGAATCTTGACCGTGTGGACGAAAATCAAGTAAAAGAAAAATTATTGAAACATTTCCTCGCGCTTTTTGAAGCTGATCTAGCTTAG
- a CDS encoding glycoside hydrolase family 17 protein produces the protein MSYRKEKYRSLLGVDTNLLGEKELQKMSQSILEDGMHGLCFSPYEEGQEPGDPISEAQIRRKLEIIAPYTKWIRTFSCTEGNEQIPRLAKEYGLKTLVGAWLGDDAQVNEDEIEGLITLSKAGFVDVAAVGNEVMYRGDLEEDELISFINRVKQAIPEIPVGYVDAYYEFSDRPRITEVCDVILANCYPYWEGCSLEYSLVYMKQMFYQAQAAGQGKKVIITETGWPSEGASLEGAHPSYENALRYFINAQNWSKQDSIEMFYFSSFDESWKVGSEGDVGAFWGLWDKDENLKF, from the coding sequence ATGTCATATAGAAAAGAAAAATACAGATCACTTTTAGGGGTAGATACTAATTTATTGGGTGAGAAAGAACTTCAGAAAATGAGTCAATCTATTTTAGAAGACGGAATGCACGGACTTTGTTTTAGCCCATATGAAGAGGGTCAGGAACCAGGAGACCCAATCTCTGAAGCTCAAATTAGAAGAAAACTAGAAATCATAGCACCTTATACCAAATGGATCCGCACCTTTTCTTGCACAGAGGGGAATGAGCAAATTCCTAGGCTGGCCAAAGAATACGGATTGAAAACCTTAGTCGGCGCCTGGTTGGGTGATGATGCACAAGTGAATGAAGATGAAATAGAGGGGCTAATTACACTAAGTAAAGCTGGTTTTGTTGATGTCGCCGCTGTAGGAAATGAGGTAATGTATCGTGGAGATTTAGAAGAAGATGAATTGATTTCATTTATAAATCGGGTTAAACAAGCCATTCCAGAAATTCCAGTAGGCTATGTAGATGCATATTACGAATTTTCCGATCGGCCAAGAATCACGGAAGTTTGTGATGTTATTTTAGCCAATTGTTATCCCTACTGGGAAGGCTGCAGCCTAGAATATTCATTGGTGTATATGAAGCAAATGTTTTATCAAGCGCAAGCAGCTGGTCAGGGTAAAAAAGTAATTATCACTGAAACAGGCTGGCCAAGCGAAGGGGCATCTTTGGAAGGGGCGCATCCTTCTTATGAAAATGCCTTGCGTTATTTTATCAATGCACAGAATTGGTCTAAACAAGACAGTATAGAAATGTTTTATTTCTCATCATTCGATGAGTCATGGAAAGTAGGTTCTGAAGGTGATGTTGGTGCTTTTTGGGGGCTTTGGGACAAAGACGAAAATTTGAAATTTTAA
- a CDS encoding glycosyl hydrolase family 17 protein — protein sequence MDYTSFFGVKKGLAVCYSGYRNGQRPGHIYPSYEEVKEDLTIIEKQWQYIRLYSCDAHSKTVLEVIKNENMTLKVMLGAYIEAEENNPNCPWGGNYNPDELLTNKNRNLKRMDLLIGFANQYRDIIFSLSVGNEACVDWTDHLVSVDAVVSYVKYVKAQATQPVTFCENYVPWLDKLEPLANEVDFISIHTYPVWEHKTIYEGMEFTKQNYDAVAKKYPNKLIVITEAGWATQSNGYGIPVENVNNEVQKIYYKALSHWSKSETILTFVFEAFDEPWKGSSDPNEPEKHWGLYTVDRAPKLAMQPIGYK from the coding sequence ATGGATTATACATCGTTTTTTGGGGTAAAAAAGGGCTTAGCCGTTTGCTATTCAGGATATAGGAATGGTCAGCGTCCTGGACATATTTACCCTTCATATGAGGAAGTTAAAGAGGATTTAACAATCATTGAAAAACAATGGCAATACATTAGGCTATATAGCTGTGATGCACATTCAAAAACAGTTTTAGAAGTCATAAAAAACGAAAATATGACTTTGAAGGTCATGCTTGGAGCTTATATTGAAGCCGAAGAAAACAATCCAAACTGTCCATGGGGTGGCAACTATAATCCCGATGAATTGTTAACTAACAAAAACAGGAATTTAAAGCGAATGGATCTGCTCATTGGTTTTGCAAATCAATATCGGGACATTATTTTTTCTCTTTCTGTTGGAAATGAGGCTTGTGTAGATTGGACCGATCATTTGGTCTCTGTGGATGCTGTAGTATCTTATGTAAAATACGTCAAAGCTCAGGCAACGCAACCCGTAACCTTTTGTGAAAATTACGTTCCGTGGTTGGATAAACTTGAGCCATTAGCTAATGAGGTTGATTTTATTTCGATACATACCTACCCAGTTTGGGAACACAAAACAATCTATGAGGGCATGGAATTTACCAAGCAAAATTATGATGCCGTTGCCAAGAAATATCCCAATAAGTTGATTGTTATAACTGAAGCGGGATGGGCTACACAGTCTAACGGTTATGGAATACCAGTTGAAAATGTCAATAATGAGGTGCAAAAAATTTATTACAAAGCACTTTCCCATTGGAGTAAATCAGAAACCATTCTCACTTTTGTTTTTGAAGCTTTTGACGAACCTTGGAAAGGTTCAAGTGACCCCAACGAACCAGAAAAGCACTGGGGTTTGTATACTGTTGACAGAGCCCCTAAGCTTGCGATGCAACCAATCGGGTATAAATAA
- a CDS encoding zinc-dependent metalloprotease: MRFFKKISILLLTVFLVHSCAISIKTTSSKKSKAPAVEKPKPKKGDLKPYDEIITEDAVSDSGLFTVHKIDADFFYEIPDSLFDKEMLMVTRISKTASGIGFGGGKQNTQVLRWQKKDKKVLLRVVSYEVFAADSLPVHQAVVNSNFEPVLYTFPVETISKDSTATVINVTELFDKDVKALGLPSYRRKQYKVSRLESNKSFIESIKSYPKNIEARHVKTYAASNAPSNSSTGAISIEINNSMILLPENPMKRRYFDERVGWFTRGQVDYGLEDQRSRELTYLDRWRLEVKDEDIQKFKAGELVEPKKQIVYYIDRATPKKWRKYIKQGIEDWQVAFEAAGFKNAIIAADPPSIEEDPEWSPEDVRYSVVRYLASPIPNANGPHVSDPRTGEILESDINWYHNVMTLLRGWFFVQTAAINPDARGAEFEDEVMGRLIRFVSAHEVGHTLGLPHNMGSSCAYKVEDLRSASFTQKYGTAPSIMDYARFNYVAQPEDKGVALMPNIGVYDKYAIAWGYKPILDKTAEEEKETLNGWITTHAGDPMYRFGHQQVGDVVDPSSQTEDLGDDAVLASTYGIKNLQRIVPNLIEWTTKDGETYDDLAQMYGQVLSQFNRYMGHVANNVGGVYEHYKTADQEGAVYTHVAKEKQAEALAFLDKELFQTPAWLLDKSIFERIEYSGSVERIRSLQERTLKNLLSLGKMARLIENQTLNGSDAFLVSDLTKTLRNSIWSELKKGTEIDTYRRQLQRAHVERLAYLMTAENQSKRRGSDYIKSTAVNTNQSDIRAVVRAELSTLKSMVRRGLNRTSNTMSRIHLKDILERIEAVLDPK, translated from the coding sequence ATGAGATTCTTCAAAAAAATCAGCATACTGCTACTTACTGTTTTTTTGGTACATTCTTGCGCCATAAGCATCAAGACAACTTCTTCAAAAAAAAGTAAAGCTCCAGCAGTTGAAAAGCCAAAACCTAAAAAAGGAGACCTAAAACCTTACGATGAGATCATTACGGAAGATGCTGTTTCTGATTCTGGTTTGTTTACAGTTCATAAAATAGATGCTGATTTTTTCTACGAAATTCCTGACTCACTATTTGACAAAGAGATGCTGATGGTAACGCGAATCTCAAAAACGGCCTCTGGCATTGGGTTCGGGGGCGGAAAACAAAATACCCAAGTTTTAAGATGGCAAAAAAAGGACAAAAAAGTACTACTGCGTGTGGTTTCTTACGAAGTATTTGCAGCAGATTCACTGCCTGTGCACCAGGCGGTAGTCAATTCAAACTTTGAGCCTGTTTTGTATACTTTTCCAGTCGAAACAATAAGCAAAGATTCAACTGCAACAGTGATCAATGTGACGGAATTATTTGATAAGGATGTTAAAGCACTAGGCTTGCCAAGTTACCGTAGAAAGCAGTACAAAGTTTCACGCTTAGAGAGTAACAAATCCTTTATTGAAAGTATTAAGAGTTACCCCAAAAACATTGAAGCCCGACATGTCAAAACATATGCAGCTTCAAATGCTCCCTCAAACTCAAGCACAGGAGCGATTTCAATCGAAATTAATAATTCTATGATTTTGTTACCTGAAAACCCCATGAAAAGGCGTTATTTTGATGAGCGTGTTGGTTGGTTTACTAGAGGACAAGTCGACTATGGATTGGAAGATCAACGCAGTCGTGAGCTAACGTACTTGGATCGTTGGAGACTCGAGGTCAAAGACGAAGACATTCAAAAATTTAAAGCAGGAGAATTAGTTGAGCCAAAAAAACAAATTGTATACTATATCGATCGAGCTACTCCAAAAAAATGGCGTAAATACATTAAACAAGGAATTGAAGACTGGCAAGTTGCGTTTGAAGCAGCGGGATTTAAAAATGCTATTATAGCAGCTGATCCCCCTTCTATTGAAGAAGATCCTGAATGGAGCCCAGAGGATGTACGCTACTCTGTAGTGCGCTATTTAGCTTCACCGATCCCAAATGCTAACGGCCCACATGTTAGCGATCCTAGAACCGGAGAGATTTTGGAAAGTGACATCAATTGGTATCATAATGTAATGACCTTACTAAGAGGTTGGTTTTTTGTCCAAACAGCAGCCATCAATCCTGATGCTCGTGGAGCAGAATTCGAGGACGAAGTAATGGGTAGATTAATTCGTTTTGTCTCTGCTCACGAGGTAGGTCACACCCTTGGATTACCACATAATATGGGAAGTAGTTGTGCTTATAAAGTTGAAGATTTAAGAAGTGCCTCTTTCACTCAAAAATACGGAACAGCACCATCAATCATGGACTATGCACGTTTTAATTATGTCGCTCAGCCTGAAGATAAAGGGGTTGCCTTAATGCCAAATATTGGTGTCTACGACAAGTATGCAATCGCATGGGGATACAAACCTATTTTAGACAAAACTGCAGAAGAGGAAAAGGAAACACTCAATGGCTGGATTACAACCCATGCTGGTGATCCGATGTATCGTTTTGGTCACCAACAAGTTGGTGATGTGGTCGATCCTAGTTCTCAAACTGAGGACCTTGGCGATGATGCTGTGCTCGCTAGTACATATGGCATCAAAAACCTACAGCGCATTGTACCTAATTTAATTGAATGGACCACAAAAGATGGCGAGACCTACGACGATTTAGCACAGATGTACGGACAAGTCCTCTCTCAATTTAATCGTTATATGGGGCATGTTGCTAATAATGTTGGTGGTGTCTACGAGCACTATAAAACCGCCGATCAAGAGGGCGCCGTGTATACGCATGTAGCAAAGGAAAAACAAGCTGAAGCACTGGCGTTTTTAGATAAAGAATTGTTTCAAACACCAGCCTGGCTTTTAGACAAATCTATTTTTGAACGCATCGAATACTCTGGGTCTGTAGAACGAATTCGGTCATTGCAAGAACGCACCCTAAAAAACCTTTTGAGCTTAGGGAAAATGGCGCGGCTTATTGAGAATCAAACCCTAAATGGGTCGGATGCCTTTTTAGTGAGCGATCTTACAAAAACTTTACGAAATAGTATCTGGAGTGAACTCAAAAAAGGAACAGAAATTGACACTTACAGACGTCAGTTGCAACGAGCACATGTCGAACGTTTGGCCTACCTTATGACTGCTGAAAATCAAAGTAAGAGACGCGGTAGCGACTATATTAAATCAACCGCTGTTAACACCAATCAATCAGATATTAGAGCAGTTGTTCGGGCAGAATTAAGCACCTTGAAAAGTATGGTCCGTCGAGGGTTAAACAGAACTTCGAATACAATGTCTAGGATTCACCTTAAGGATATTTTAGAAAGAATTGAGGCGGTTTTAGACCCAAAATAA
- a CDS encoding DUF6691 family protein, whose protein sequence is MKTVFYLIIGICFGITMYKSEAASWFRIYEMFRFEAFHMYGIIGTALVIGVINTLLIKRYDIKSFFGSSIMFVPKEKGIRRYIIGGVIFGLGWALAGACPGPMFTLLGAGFLPILIVILGALLGTFLYGLLRSKLPH, encoded by the coding sequence ATGAAAACAGTATTTTACCTAATTATCGGCATATGTTTTGGAATAACCATGTATAAATCTGAAGCAGCATCTTGGTTTAGAATTTATGAAATGTTTCGTTTTGAAGCCTTCCATATGTACGGAATTATTGGAACTGCTCTTGTGATAGGAGTCATCAACACATTACTGATAAAGCGCTATGATATTAAATCATTCTTTGGCAGTAGCATAATGTTTGTACCTAAAGAAAAAGGAATCAGAAGATACATCATTGGTGGTGTTATTTTTGGTTTAGGTTGGGCGCTGGCAGGAGCTTGTCCTGGGCCGATGTTTACGCTTTTAGGGGCTGGGTTTTTACCTATTTTAATCGTTATACTAGGGGCGCTTTTGGGCACTTTCTTGTATGGGTTGTTAAGATCTAAATTACCGCATTAG
- a CDS encoding YeeE/YedE family protein, translating into MEFINQPWPWYLSGVAIALIMLLLQLSGKKFGMSSNLRTICSICGAGNQAQFFRFDWKAQKWNLIVVLGAIIGGFIAAHFMTNSSAVLINSNTITNLKTLGFESAGSAYVPSELFGANAFADPKTLLILFIGGLFVGFGARYAGGCTSGHAISGLSNLQVPSLIAVIGFFIGGLIMTHLIFPIIF; encoded by the coding sequence ATGGAATTTATCAATCAACCATGGCCATGGTATCTTTCTGGTGTTGCAATTGCTTTGATCATGTTACTACTGCAACTATCGGGGAAGAAATTTGGCATGTCGAGTAATCTAAGGACCATATGTAGCATCTGTGGCGCGGGCAACCAAGCTCAATTTTTCAGATTTGACTGGAAAGCTCAAAAATGGAATCTAATTGTTGTTCTTGGTGCTATCATTGGGGGCTTCATTGCTGCTCATTTTATGACTAACTCTAGTGCTGTATTGATAAATTCTAATACAATTACAAATTTAAAGACATTAGGGTTTGAGAGCGCTGGATCAGCATATGTACCATCAGAACTATTCGGAGCGAATGCTTTTGCTGATCCCAAAACTCTTTTGATTTTATTTATTGGTGGACTCTTTGTCGGTTTTGGAGCCCGTTATGCGGGTGGATGCACATCCGGTCATGCCATTTCCGGATTAAGTAATTTACAAGTTCCTTCATTGATCGCTGTGATTGGATTTTTTATTGGAGGGCTCATCATGACGCACCTAATATTCCCTATAATATTTTAG
- a CDS encoding YqaE/Pmp3 family membrane protein: MFFPPLAVVDKGCGSFLIVFILTLCGWVPGVIAALVILNNPNT, translated from the coding sequence ATTTTTTTTCCACCCTTAGCTGTAGTAGATAAGGGTTGTGGTTCTTTTCTTATTGTATTCATACTTACGCTTTGTGGATGGGTACCTGGGGTCATAGCAGCGTTGGTTATTTTGAATAACCCTAATACTTAA